One Setaria italica strain Yugu1 chromosome II, Setaria_italica_v2.0, whole genome shotgun sequence DNA segment encodes these proteins:
- the LOC101766984 gene encoding PI-PLC X domain-containing protein At5g67130 encodes MAPPLLPSSVLLLLHIALLLLVVPCSAQVGDSCSSARDCGTGLYCGNCPASGRTKPSCIRDLAIQPTSIVKGLPFNRYSWLVTHNSFSILGEPSRTGVERVTFYNQEDSVTNQLRNGVRGLMLDMYDFNNDVWLCHSLQGQCYNFTAFVPAVETLKEVEAFLSENPSEIVTIFIEDYVRSPMGLSKVFTAADLMKYWYPISEMPTNGKDWPSVTDMVAKNHRLLVFTSDSSKEASEGIAYQWSYLIENESGDPGIVPGSCPNRKESQPLNSRSASLFLQNYFPTMPVQNEACKENSGLPQMAQACYAAAGNRIPNFIAVNFYMRSDGGGVFDVQDRINGITLCGCNTIAACQAGAPMGACKDTGAPNRTPSSSSSSSSSVDGNIYSGTIEFKTHPTADASTTSMRSSFVLLLSLVLTVKLVASFMH; translated from the exons atggcgccgccgctgctcccctcCTCCGTGCTCCTCTTGCTCCACATCGCGCTGCTGCTACTCGTCGTCCCCTGCTCCGCCCAG GTTGGGGATTCGTGCTCCTCCGCGCGCGACTGCGGCACGGGCCTGTACTGCGGCAACTGCCCCGCCTCCGGCAGGACCAAGCCCTCCTGCATCAGGGACCTCGCGATCCAGCCCACCTCCATT GTGAAGGGGCTGCCCTTCAACAGGTACTCATGGCTCGTCACCCACAATTCCTTCTCCATCCTCGGGGAGCCGTCGCGCACCGGGGTGGAGAGGGTCACGTTCTACAATCAGGAGGACTCCGTCACCAACCAATTGAGG AATGGCGTCAGGGGACTAATGCTTGATATGTATGACTTCAACAATGATGTATGGCTTTGCCACTCCCTGCAAGGGCAATGCTACAACTTCACTGCTTTC GTACCAGCAGTTGAGACACTAAAAGAGGTGGAAGCATTTCTCTCTGAGAATCCCTCGGAGATTGTAACAATATTTATCGAGGATTATGTTCGTTCACCGATGGGACTGAGCAAGGTCTTTACTGCTGCTGACTtgatgaagtattggtaccccaTCTCGGAAATGCCAACTAATGGTAAGGACTGGCCAAGTGTCACAGATATGGTTGCAAAGAACCACAGGTTGCTGGTGTTTACTTCTGATTCTTCAAAGGAGGCTAGTGAAGGAATAGCTTACCAATGGAGCTATTTGATAGAGAATGAGT CTGGAGATCCAGGGATTGTGCCTGGTTCTTGTCCAAACAGAAAGGAATCACAGCCACTGAACTCAAGATCTGCATctctatttctgcaaaattaCTTCCCCACGATGCCTGTACAGAATGAAGCATGTAAAGAGAATTCTGGGCTACCACAAATGGCCCAAGCTTGCTATGCTGCAGCTGGAAATAGAATCCCCAACTTCATAGCTGTGAATTTCTACATG CGAAGTGATGGTGGTGGTGTTTTTGATGTTCAAGACAGAATCAATGGCATCACATTATGTGGTTGCAACACCATTGCTGCTTGCCAG GCTGGGGCACCAATGGGCGCATGCAAGGACACTGGGGCACCTAATCGGACtccgtcatcatcatcgtcatcctcctcctctgtagatGGAAACATCTATTCGGGAACTATAGAATTCAAGACCCATCCGACTGCTGATGCCAGCACTACATCCATGCGGAgtagttttgttcttctgctaagCCTGGTGTTGACTGTAAAGCTGGTTGCATCTTTCATGCATTAG